The genomic region gcaacctcaccactagaggacactaaatcctacacactgtggaTTTAAAGCATTTATAGCTCGCAAAATCTCGCATCGGTTCAAATCGCACatatgtccctttttttttttacatagttgtTGATGAAGCCATTTAAGAATGGCTCCTGTCGCACAACAGTTTAATGGAGAAGGCAAAGTCAACCGTGTAAGCTAAGAGGGTAATGCAGGCGATCACCGTTTCCATGAGGACCATCTCATCGCTGGTCCGGAATGAGTTTTGTCCGAGGCCTTTCAGGTACAGCACTCTGGTGAAGCAGATCACCGTGGTCACCATGTAGAGCAGAACTCCAGTCAGACTGAAAGCGGCCAAAAGTCTGTCGAAAGGCATGAAACATCGCCCGGCAAAGTCGCCTAAAATCACCACGAACGTGACAACAGACATGAGGCCACAGACACCATATGACGCCCCCAACACCCACAGCTGCCAAACATTCACTCCTTTTAATGTCTTGTGTCCAAAAACCACTTCGACAAGCAGTGGAATCATCTGACAGACGCCCCAGAACTGGATGACCTTCAGGAGGCCCGGCAGACTGCACATGTAGCCTCTCTGCTCCTGCGCTTGGCAACGAAGCACGTAGCACTCAGCGATGTAGGCCAAGACTGTGAGACAGGATGCCACAATGGCCACCGCAGGGCGAGGCCTTACTTGGTCGTGATCCATGATGATCCAAGGGAAAATCACAGCGGCACTCAGACACATTAACGCGCCTAAGATGGCCACGCTCACAGTCATGTTCTTCCAGGATATGGGGAGGAGGCTGTGAAACTGGATGATGCTCAGAACGTGGACGAGCAACGTGACGATGAAGAAGAAGCACCAGATGAACATGCAGAACACCCTGAATGAGTTGTGTTGGCGTACGAACGACGGGTCTTTGTTTAACTCGGAGGGGTCCAGCGAGGCCACCAGGCTGAAGGTGAGGCAACTCGACAAAAGTTCCCATGTTCTCACCACAAAGATCGGACTGGCAATGTCCTTGGCCTCCAGTACGACCAACGGCATTGTCACGGCGTTGAACCTGAACGATCCAGAATCCAAAAGTGCAGCTCAGTCCTGGTTTCtctgac from Thalassophryne amazonica chromosome 15, fThaAma1.1, whole genome shotgun sequence harbors:
- the LOC117526651 gene encoding myeloid-associated differentiation marker homolog; translation: MPLVVLEAKDIASPIFVVRTWELLSSCLTFSLVASLDPSELNKDPSFVRQHNSFRVFCMFIWCFFFIVTLLVHVLSIIQFHSLLPISWKNMTVSVAILGALMCLSAAVIFPWIIMDHDQVRPRPAVAIVASCLTVLAYIAECYVLRCQAQEQRGYMCSLPGLLKVIQFWGVCQMIPLLVEVVFGHKTLKGVNVWQLWVLGASYGVCGLMSVVTFVVILGDFAGRCFMPFDRLLAAFSLTGVLLYMVTTVICFTRVLYLKGLGQNSFRTSDEMVLMETVIACITLLAYTVDFAFSIKLLCDRSHS